In one window of Qipengyuania profundimaris DNA:
- a CDS encoding PQQ-binding-like beta-propeller repeat protein, which translates to MDRKGRKPSKANSRSGLARGVLAVALVASLGACSGGLFGGGDEKATPTIGNREPILSRIEAGAEVDPALAGVAVVLPPAQANDSWAQAGGTASKSYGHLALSATPTRAFTAEVAGGSNRERLGAAPVVGGGMLFAVGSDGELDAFDAQTGAKRWAFAPNLTGDTRASAFGGGASYADGKVYMTTGAGDVIALDANTGAQLWQVKPAGPLRGSPTIAFGSLFVMTQDNQIYALDLNDGAVQWQQSGSATQAGVFGVAAPAAGQGTVIAGYSSGELIAHRYENGRTLWADALARTSISTSVSSLTDIDADPIIDNGRVYALGQGGRMAAYELVTGQRIWELSLAGISTPAIAGEWIFTLTDDARLLAIARSTGKVRWITQLAQYRDQEDKKGPIFWTGPVLAGNNLWVASSEGEIYRVSTGEGSASLFYDLDEPVSLAPVVANNTLYILDDSGTVTAFR; encoded by the coding sequence ATGGATCGTAAGGGCCGGAAGCCTTCGAAAGCTAACTCACGCAGCGGTTTGGCACGCGGCGTTCTGGCCGTAGCGCTGGTCGCCAGCCTCGGCGCCTGCAGCGGCGGCCTGTTCGGCGGCGGCGATGAGAAGGCGACTCCGACGATCGGCAATCGCGAACCGATCCTCTCGCGCATCGAAGCCGGTGCCGAAGTCGATCCTGCGCTGGCCGGTGTTGCGGTGGTTCTCCCTCCCGCGCAGGCGAATGACAGCTGGGCGCAGGCCGGGGGCACGGCCAGCAAGTCCTATGGCCATCTCGCGCTCTCCGCCACGCCGACGCGGGCGTTTACCGCCGAGGTCGCGGGCGGCTCCAACCGCGAGCGTCTGGGCGCTGCGCCGGTCGTGGGCGGCGGTATGCTGTTCGCGGTCGGTAGTGACGGCGAACTCGATGCTTTCGACGCGCAAACCGGTGCCAAGCGCTGGGCATTTGCCCCCAACTTGACTGGTGACACGCGCGCTTCCGCGTTTGGCGGCGGCGCGAGCTATGCCGATGGCAAGGTCTACATGACCACCGGTGCGGGCGACGTCATCGCCCTCGATGCAAACACCGGCGCGCAGCTGTGGCAGGTCAAGCCCGCCGGTCCATTGCGCGGTTCGCCCACCATCGCCTTCGGTTCGCTGTTCGTGATGACGCAGGACAACCAGATCTATGCGCTCGACCTGAACGACGGCGCGGTCCAGTGGCAGCAATCCGGTTCGGCGACCCAGGCCGGCGTTTTCGGCGTGGCGGCGCCTGCTGCAGGGCAGGGTACGGTTATCGCCGGCTACAGTTCGGGCGAGCTCATCGCCCACCGCTACGAAAACGGCCGCACGCTGTGGGCCGATGCGCTGGCGCGCACCTCGATCTCGACCTCGGTCAGTTCGCTGACCGATATCGACGCCGATCCGATCATCGACAATGGCCGCGTCTACGCGCTGGGCCAGGGCGGCCGCATGGCAGCTTACGAGCTGGTCACCGGGCAGCGCATCTGGGAACTCAGCCTCGCAGGGATTTCCACGCCGGCTATCGCCGGCGAGTGGATTTTCACCCTTACCGACGATGCCCGTCTGCTGGCCATTGCGCGCAGCACCGGCAAAGTCCGCTGGATCACGCAGCTGGCGCAGTATCGCGATCAGGAGGACAAGAAAGGTCCGATCTTCTGGACCGGTCCTGTCCTCGCCGGGAACAACCTCTGGGTCGCCAGCAGTGAAGGCGAGATCTATCGCGTCAGCACGGGCGAGGGTTCCGCCAGCCTGTTCTACGACCTCGACGAACCGGTCAGCCTGGCTCCGGTGGTGGCTAATAACACGCTCTACATCCTCGACGACAGCGGCACGGTTACCGCCTTCCGCTAG
- a CDS encoding methyltransferase family protein, giving the protein MDTRESIPVTRPKSDVSAAVGLVGLAGLFGWVLFARAYPAIATSLDLPGPREVMSGPHAALVGLLAAALPMALWSVVVEKVHRRPSTGLDWSLGRTRQPDRADTLIKLIGLWATWAIIAALYCLCRWYWSGNYLFSMRVLGYAAIPLMVLSVPYVFWIDRYMVNPRDHAWHFGALLVRKAGWQVDEVKAHWRSWIIKAFFTAFMISIIPFAFRNVVEADFGLLAQRPEQLALMIIEVMFMVDVMIGTVGYIVTMRPLDAHIRSGNPFLAGWVAALICYPPIVWGILGEGKAINYELGTPGWIFWLEGNDLALAAWGALLVVLTAFYAWATFAFGLRFSNLTYRGVLTNGPYRFTRHPAYVSKNLFWWCATLPFLVQDGSWVETIRNCFFLLVVNAIYFWRAKTEEAHLLREDEKYRVYYAYMAQHGLLTAPLTRLQRLVWKPRETLAPQPAE; this is encoded by the coding sequence ATGGATACGCGTGAATCGATCCCGGTGACGCGGCCGAAGAGCGATGTCTCTGCGGCTGTCGGGCTGGTCGGCCTGGCCGGGCTGTTCGGCTGGGTCCTGTTCGCGCGCGCCTATCCCGCGATTGCCACCAGCCTCGACCTGCCCGGCCCGCGCGAGGTCATGTCCGGTCCGCACGCAGCATTGGTCGGCCTGCTCGCCGCGGCGCTGCCGATGGCGCTGTGGTCGGTAGTGGTGGAGAAGGTGCATCGTCGCCCCAGCACCGGGCTCGACTGGTCGCTCGGCCGCACGCGACAGCCCGATCGTGCGGACACGCTGATCAAGCTCATCGGCCTGTGGGCGACCTGGGCGATCATCGCTGCGCTCTACTGCCTGTGCCGCTGGTACTGGAGCGGGAATTACCTCTTCTCGATGCGGGTGCTGGGTTATGCGGCGATTCCGCTCATGGTGCTGTCGGTCCCCTATGTGTTCTGGATCGATCGCTACATGGTGAACCCGCGCGACCATGCCTGGCACTTCGGGGCACTGCTCGTTCGCAAGGCCGGGTGGCAGGTCGATGAAGTCAAGGCGCATTGGCGCAGCTGGATCATCAAGGCCTTCTTCACCGCCTTCATGATCTCCATCATCCCGTTTGCCTTCCGCAACGTGGTGGAAGCCGATTTCGGATTGCTCGCCCAGCGCCCCGAGCAATTAGCGCTGATGATTATCGAAGTCATGTTCATGGTCGACGTGATGATCGGCACGGTCGGCTATATCGTCACCATGCGCCCGCTCGACGCCCACATTCGCAGCGGCAATCCCTTCCTGGCAGGCTGGGTGGCGGCGCTGATCTGTTACCCGCCGATCGTCTGGGGCATTCTGGGCGAGGGCAAGGCGATCAATTACGAGCTCGGTACGCCGGGATGGATATTCTGGCTGGAGGGCAACGATCTCGCGCTCGCTGCATGGGGCGCGCTGCTGGTGGTGCTGACCGCGTTCTACGCCTGGGCGACCTTCGCCTTCGGCCTGCGCTTTTCGAACCTCACCTATCGCGGCGTGCTCACGAACGGGCCATACCGCTTCACGCGCCATCCGGCCTATGTGTCGAAGAACCTGTTCTGGTGGTGCGCGACGCTGCCCTTCCTGGTGCAGGACGGTTCATGGGTGGAAACCATCCGCAATTGCTTTTTCCTGCTGGTGGTCAACGCGATCTATTTCTGGCGGGCCAAGACCGAGGAAGCGCATCTGCTGCGCGAGGATGAAAAATATCGCGTGTACTACGCGTATATGGCGCAGCACGGCCTTCTGACCGCGCCGCTCACACGCCTGCAGCGATTGGTCTGGAAGCCGCGCGAAACTCTGGCACCGCAGCCCGCGGAGTAA
- a CDS encoding putative quinol monooxygenase, which translates to MIQINGTIKLGRTIDAATRKAIVEMVRASRAEDGCLDYAFATDLADPDTLVLFERWRDQAALDAHGTSAHMAEFQKVMADNPPASRDIRIYETDEGNPLG; encoded by the coding sequence ATGATCCAGATCAATGGCACCATCAAGCTGGGCCGCACGATCGATGCCGCGACGCGCAAGGCGATCGTCGAAATGGTCCGCGCCAGCCGTGCGGAAGACGGCTGCCTCGACTATGCCTTCGCCACCGATCTGGCCGATCCCGATACGCTGGTGCTGTTCGAGCGCTGGCGCGACCAGGCGGCGCTGGATGCGCATGGCACATCCGCTCACATGGCGGAATTCCAGAAGGTGATGGCCGACAATCCGCCCGCCTCGCGCGATATTCGCATCTACGAGACCGACGAGGGCAATCCGCTCGGCTGA
- a CDS encoding glutamate--cysteine ligase yields MSTRETSGNADPVIESRDQLVAPMQRGEKPKDQWRIGTEHEKLVFHRSDFRAPSYDEKGGIRDILMSLRQFGWEPVEEGGKVIAMRGEDGTVSLEPAGQLELSGAPLENLHQTCAETGRHLDQVKRVGEDCGVGFLGLGMWPDKTREELPMMPKGRYEIMKRHMPRVGTLGLDMMLRTCTIQVNLDYSSEADMAQKFRTGLALQPLATALFANSPFTEGKPNGYLSYRSHIWSDTDPHRTGMLPFVFEDGFGYERWADYMLDVPMYFVFRDGKYIDAAGHSFRDFLKGELEVLPGEKPTESDWWDHLSTAFPEVRLKSFLEMRGADGGPWSRICALPAFWVGLLYDQGALDGAWDLVRHWTMEEREALRNAVPKQALAAPIPGGGTLRDLAKEVLAIARAGLASRARLNSSGDNETGFLETLDEIVASGKVPAQVLLDRYHGEWGGDIERVYKYSF; encoded by the coding sequence ATGAGCACGCGCGAGACCTCCGGCAACGCCGATCCCGTCATCGAATCCCGCGACCAGCTGGTCGCCCCGATGCAGCGCGGGGAGAAGCCCAAGGACCAGTGGCGCATCGGCACCGAGCACGAAAAACTCGTCTTCCACCGTAGCGACTTCCGCGCACCGTCCTACGACGAAAAAGGCGGCATCCGCGACATCCTGATGAGCCTGCGCCAGTTCGGCTGGGAACCGGTGGAAGAGGGCGGCAAGGTCATCGCCATGCGCGGGGAGGACGGAACGGTCAGCCTCGAACCAGCCGGCCAGCTCGAACTGTCGGGTGCACCGCTGGAAAACCTGCACCAGACCTGCGCGGAAACCGGGCGGCATCTCGACCAGGTGAAGCGCGTCGGCGAGGATTGCGGCGTCGGGTTCCTCGGCCTTGGCATGTGGCCCGACAAGACCCGCGAAGAACTGCCGATGATGCCCAAGGGTCGCTACGAAATCATGAAGCGCCACATGCCCCGCGTCGGCACGCTGGGCCTCGACATGATGCTGCGCACCTGCACCATCCAGGTGAACCTCGATTATTCGAGCGAGGCGGACATGGCGCAGAAATTCCGCACCGGCCTCGCGCTCCAGCCGCTCGCGACCGCGCTCTTCGCCAATTCGCCCTTCACCGAAGGGAAACCGAACGGTTACCTGTCCTACCGCAGCCACATCTGGAGCGACACCGACCCGCACCGCACCGGCATGCTGCCCTTCGTGTTCGAGGACGGCTTCGGTTACGAGCGCTGGGCCGACTACATGCTCGACGTGCCGATGTATTTCGTCTTCCGCGACGGGAAATATATCGATGCGGCAGGGCACAGTTTCCGCGATTTCCTCAAGGGCGAACTCGAAGTCCTGCCCGGCGAGAAACCGACCGAGAGCGACTGGTGGGACCACCTCTCCACCGCTTTCCCCGAAGTCCGCCTGAAGAGCTTCCTCGAAATGCGCGGTGCCGACGGGGGCCCGTGGAGTCGGATCTGCGCCCTCCCCGCTTTCTGGGTCGGCCTGCTTTATGACCAAGGCGCACTCGACGGCGCATGGGATCTGGTCAGGCACTGGACGATGGAAGAGCGCGAGGCGCTCCGCAACGCTGTGCCGAAGCAGGCGCTCGCTGCACCGATTCCGGGCGGTGGCACCTTGCGCGATCTCGCGAAAGAGGTCTTGGCCATTGCCCGCGCCGGGCTCGCCTCCCGCGCGCGTCTCAACTCGTCGGGCGACAACGAAACCGGGTTCCTCGAAACGCTCGACGAGATCGTCGCCAGCGGGAAGGTGCCCGCGCAGGTCCTGCTCGATCGCTATCATGGCGAATGGGGCGGCGATATCGAGCGCGTCTACAAATACAGTTTCTGA
- a CDS encoding 16S rRNA (uracil(1498)-N(3))-methyltransferase — translation MPATPAWPPKSAPRLFVENELGSGRTIAVEGNQANYLARVMRVDEGDAVILCDDLTGEWAASVTQVDKRRVQLEVGQHLRLREPVPDFWLCPALLKKDRFDLVLEKATELGVARIAPVVTRRCVADKLNPERADTIVTEAAEQCARTALPEIAPVAKLDALLRDWPQDRHLFFADEDGGEPAADAFCYAEGPAALLVGPEGGFDDAERAAIRAHPASVAISLGPRILRGETAAIAGTAVWMAEAGDWLDEE, via the coding sequence ATGCCCGCAACACCCGCCTGGCCGCCCAAGAGTGCACCGCGCCTGTTCGTCGAGAACGAACTCGGCTCCGGCCGGACTATCGCCGTCGAAGGCAACCAGGCCAATTACCTCGCCCGGGTCATGCGCGTTGACGAGGGCGATGCGGTGATCCTGTGCGACGATCTCACGGGAGAATGGGCCGCGAGTGTCACGCAAGTCGACAAGCGCCGCGTCCAGCTCGAGGTCGGGCAGCACCTGCGCCTGCGCGAGCCGGTGCCGGATTTCTGGCTCTGCCCCGCGCTGCTCAAGAAAGACCGCTTCGATCTCGTGCTCGAGAAAGCGACCGAGCTCGGCGTCGCGCGCATCGCCCCTGTCGTCACCCGGCGCTGCGTGGCGGACAAGCTCAATCCCGAACGCGCCGACACGATCGTGACCGAAGCGGCCGAGCAATGCGCGCGCACCGCCCTGCCCGAGATCGCACCGGTCGCAAAACTCGACGCCTTGCTGCGCGACTGGCCGCAGGACCGCCACCTGTTCTTTGCCGACGAGGATGGCGGCGAACCGGCCGCCGACGCCTTTTGCTATGCCGAGGGACCGGCCGCGCTGCTGGTCGGCCCCGAAGGCGGCTTCGACGATGCCGAACGGGCCGCGATCCGCGCGCATCCCGCCTCCGTCGCGATCAGCCTCGGCCCGAGGATCCTGCGCGGCGAGACGGCGGCCATCGCCGGGACCGCCGTGTGGATGGCGGAAGCGGGCGACTGGCTGGACGAAGAATAA
- the ubiA gene encoding 4-hydroxybenzoate octaprenyltransferase yields MSETANPDVVPDSEHKGLVARLPQLPCDLAMLARFDRPIGWWLLFWPCAWGVWLAGAGWQVALLGWLLVGSIAMRGAGCVYNDIVDARLDRKVTRTASRPVASGRVSKKVAWGWLLALCLIGLLVLVQLRPLAQGVALASIALVAAYPFMKRITWWPQAWLGMVFTWGLLVGWTQLRADNWDALASMYAGAALWVIGYDTIYALQDREDDALVGIRSSALRLGGHVTGGVALFYAGAVALWALAFWLYRADWIALLALLPAAAHLAWQVATLDAEDPANPLDRFRSNRWTGALVAAACFVVGNA; encoded by the coding sequence ATGAGCGAAACCGCCAACCCCGACGTCGTCCCCGACAGCGAACATAAAGGCCTCGTCGCGCGGCTGCCGCAATTGCCGTGCGATCTTGCGATGCTGGCGCGGTTCGACCGACCGATCGGCTGGTGGCTGCTGTTCTGGCCCTGCGCCTGGGGCGTGTGGCTGGCCGGGGCGGGATGGCAAGTCGCACTGCTCGGCTGGTTGCTGGTCGGCAGTATCGCGATGCGCGGTGCGGGCTGCGTCTATAACGATATCGTCGATGCAAGGCTCGATAGGAAGGTGACCCGGACTGCAAGTCGTCCGGTGGCCAGCGGACGTGTTTCGAAGAAGGTAGCTTGGGGTTGGTTGCTCGCACTGTGCCTGATCGGCCTGCTCGTCCTCGTCCAGTTGCGCCCCCTCGCGCAAGGTGTAGCGCTAGCGAGTATCGCTCTTGTCGCCGCCTATCCCTTCATGAAGCGCATCACTTGGTGGCCGCAGGCTTGGCTCGGCATGGTGTTCACCTGGGGCCTGCTGGTCGGCTGGACGCAGTTGCGCGCCGACAATTGGGACGCTCTGGCTTCAATGTACGCAGGCGCAGCGCTGTGGGTCATCGGCTACGACACGATCTACGCGCTGCAGGACCGCGAGGACGATGCGCTGGTCGGCATCCGCTCCAGCGCGCTGCGGCTCGGCGGCCATGTGACCGGCGGCGTGGCGCTGTTCTATGCTGGCGCAGTGGCCCTGTGGGCGCTCGCCTTCTGGCTCTACCGTGCGGACTGGATCGCGCTGCTCGCGCTGCTCCCCGCCGCAGCACATCTCGCGTGGCAGGTCGCGACGCTCGATGCGGAGGACCCCGCCAATCCGCTCGATCGCTTCCGCTCGAACCGCTGGACCGGCGCGCTGGTTGCCGCCGCATGCTTTGTCGTGGGCAACGCCTGA
- a CDS encoding SOS response-associated peptidase: MCNLYRMTKTTDEVAKWFDAVNALGGANFAEEVFPGYPGAVVAEGQLQQMTWGFPLVMKGKSGQPLKPKPVNNARTDKLDSFFWGYSFEERRCIIPVTAWAEAEGPKGGKTRSWMSRPDAEVFAVAGVWRESNEWGRCYSMVMTDADGLATEVHSRMPVLLEDADIGVWTGGSPDDARALCKPWQGDLTLDRTGVPWSGRGQVSLL, from the coding sequence ATGTGCAATCTCTACCGGATGACCAAGACCACCGATGAGGTCGCCAAATGGTTCGACGCGGTCAATGCACTCGGGGGGGCGAACTTCGCAGAGGAAGTATTTCCCGGCTATCCCGGTGCCGTGGTCGCTGAAGGCCAGCTCCAGCAGATGACCTGGGGTTTCCCGCTGGTGATGAAGGGCAAGAGCGGCCAGCCGCTGAAGCCCAAACCGGTCAACAATGCGCGCACCGACAAGCTCGACAGCTTCTTCTGGGGCTACAGCTTCGAAGAGCGCCGCTGCATCATCCCGGTGACGGCCTGGGCGGAGGCCGAGGGTCCCAAGGGTGGCAAGACGCGCAGCTGGATGTCGCGGCCAGATGCGGAAGTCTTCGCCGTCGCCGGTGTCTGGCGCGAGTCGAATGAATGGGGTCGCTGTTATTCGATGGTGATGACCGATGCGGACGGGCTGGCGACAGAGGTCCATTCGCGCATGCCGGTGCTGCTAGAAGATGCGGACATCGGCGTCTGGACCGGCGGCTCACCCGACGATGCGCGCGCTCTGTGCAAGCCCTGGCAAGGCGATCTGACCCTCGACCGCACGGGCGTACCGTGGTCCGGTCGTGGACAAGTCTCGTTGCTCTGA
- a CDS encoding ArsR/SmtB family transcription factor yields MTDTFVALSDPTRRLLLDRLSEQGGLTLSDLSAELPMSRQAVAKHLAVLEAAELVASERDGRCKRHYLNPMPLAKMARRWLGRFEDVPMTALAGYHGSEGNQGFAPRM; encoded by the coding sequence ATGACGGACACATTCGTCGCCCTTTCCGATCCCACGCGCCGGCTCCTGCTGGACCGGCTGAGCGAGCAGGGCGGGCTTACGCTCTCCGATCTCAGCGCGGAGCTGCCAATGTCGCGGCAGGCGGTGGCCAAGCATCTCGCGGTGCTTGAGGCGGCAGAACTGGTCGCGAGCGAGCGCGACGGGCGATGCAAGCGGCACTACCTCAACCCGATGCCACTGGCGAAGATGGCGCGGCGCTGGCTAGGGCGGTTCGAGGACGTGCCGATGACCGCGCTGGCGGGTTATCACGGGTCCGAAGGGAATCAGGGCTTCGCTCCACGGATGTAG
- a CDS encoding VOC family protein — protein sequence MANARLEHVNFSVTDGERSARLLEQLTGWHRRWEGPSLDNGRSTHLGDDHAYVAIHTSPRIAGDFAKSVPMNHIGIAVDDLDAAEAVVIEHGLETFNHGKYEPGPRSFYFFDWDGIEFEVVSYE from the coding sequence ATGGCCAATGCACGGTTAGAACACGTCAATTTCTCGGTCACCGACGGTGAACGCAGCGCCAGGCTGCTCGAACAGCTGACCGGCTGGCACCGCCGCTGGGAAGGGCCCTCGCTCGACAACGGACGCTCGACCCACCTCGGCGACGATCATGCCTATGTCGCCATACACACCAGCCCGCGGATTGCCGGTGATTTCGCCAAGAGCGTGCCGATGAACCACATCGGCATCGCGGTCGACGATCTCGACGCCGCCGAAGCGGTCGTGATCGAGCATGGCCTCGAAACGTTCAATCACGGGAAATACGAGCCCGGCCCGCGCAGTTTCTATTTCTTCGACTGGGACGGGATCGAGTTCGAGGTGGTCAGCTATGAATGA
- the soxR gene encoding redox-sensitive transcriptional activator SoxR, with product MKANDLLSIGELARRTGLSVSAIRFYEDRGLVEPMRTGGNQRRFLRSDIRRLSFILIAQNLGLSLAEIEEAMKGLPHGRTPNAADWKRISGAIRQRIDAQIVQLEKVREDLDGCIGCGCLSLKKCALYNANDKWGESGKGPRVLR from the coding sequence ATGAAAGCGAACGACCTGCTCAGCATCGGCGAACTCGCCCGCCGCACCGGCCTGAGCGTGTCTGCGATTCGGTTCTACGAAGACAGGGGTCTGGTCGAGCCGATGCGCACCGGCGGCAACCAGCGCCGCTTCCTGCGCAGCGATATCCGGCGTCTCAGCTTCATCCTGATCGCGCAGAATCTCGGTCTGTCGCTGGCGGAGATCGAGGAGGCGATGAAGGGCCTGCCGCATGGCCGCACGCCAAATGCCGCCGACTGGAAGCGGATCAGCGGCGCGATCCGCCAGCGCATCGATGCACAGATCGTGCAGCTGGAGAAGGTCCGCGAGGACCTCGACGGCTGCATCGGCTGCGGCTGCCTGAGCCTGAAAAAATGCGCGCTCTACAATGCGAACGACAAATGGGGCGAGAGCGGCAAGGGGCCGCGTGTCTTGCGTTAG
- a CDS encoding acyloxyacyl hydrolase — translation MKRLFSIIGACLVSAAATSAHAGEVYGGVMAHGVDTPFTFETNEDGIDLQAGVRSEPIEALAFVGKPSLYAFGSVNTAGDTNFVAAGVSWKIDLGPVYLRPGVGLALHDAPAFRLDPETRIRTDLGSRVLFEPEIAIGLPVSERVSVEASWVHISNARLFNSQQNPGIDMIGVRANLAF, via the coding sequence ATGAAACGCCTTTTTTCCATCATTGGCGCCTGCCTCGTTTCAGCCGCTGCGACCTCGGCCCATGCGGGTGAGGTCTATGGCGGCGTCATGGCGCATGGTGTCGATACGCCCTTCACCTTCGAGACGAACGAGGACGGCATCGATCTTCAGGCAGGCGTTCGGAGCGAACCGATCGAGGCGCTGGCCTTCGTCGGCAAGCCGTCGCTCTATGCTTTTGGGTCGGTCAATACGGCGGGCGATACCAACTTCGTGGCGGCGGGCGTGAGCTGGAAGATCGATCTGGGTCCGGTGTACCTGCGCCCCGGTGTCGGCCTCGCCCTGCACGACGCGCCTGCGTTCAGGCTCGACCCCGAGACCCGCATCCGCACCGACCTCGGCAGCCGCGTGCTGTTCGAGCCTGAGATCGCGATCGGCCTGCCGGTATCGGAGCGCGTCTCGGTCGAGGCGAGCTGGGTACACATCAGCAATGCGCGCCTGTTCAATTCACAGCAGAACCCCGGCATCGACATGATCGGTGTGCGCGCAAACCTCGCCTTCTAA
- a CDS encoding SixA phosphatase family protein, producing the protein MKILGLLRHAKSDWGASDKRDFDRGLNDRGHRGAKVIGEHIARHGVKWDTVLASPAERVKLTLADALPDLAPEWDQRLYLAGTDTIMDVLRECGGDAEAVLLSGHNPGLGDMLFELVAPKNENDLYDEAKVKFPTAAYAVYELDIESWADLRDGCGKLVHFARPRDLDEELGPEY; encoded by the coding sequence GTGAAAATCCTCGGTCTCCTGCGCCACGCCAAGTCCGACTGGGGCGCGAGCGACAAGCGCGATTTCGACCGGGGCCTGAACGATCGCGGCCATCGGGGCGCCAAGGTGATCGGCGAGCATATCGCCAGGCACGGCGTAAAGTGGGACACAGTGCTCGCCAGTCCGGCCGAGCGGGTAAAGCTGACGCTGGCCGACGCCTTGCCAGATCTCGCGCCTGAATGGGACCAGCGGCTCTACCTCGCCGGGACCGATACGATCATGGACGTCCTGCGCGAATGCGGCGGCGATGCGGAGGCGGTGCTGTTGTCGGGCCACAATCCGGGTCTGGGCGACATGCTGTTCGAACTGGTCGCGCCGAAGAACGAGAACGATCTTTACGACGAGGCCAAGGTCAAATTCCCGACCGCAGCCTATGCGGTCTATGAGCTTGATATCGAGAGCTGGGCCGACCTGCGCGACGGCTGTGGCAAGCTGGTGCATTTCGCCCGCCCGCGCGACCTCGACGAGGAGCTGGGGCCGGAATATTGA